A section of the Rhizobium sp. BG4 genome encodes:
- a CDS encoding BolA family protein, with the protein MLLASWEPFFHKQRDENVTLQARIEEKLTEAFAPERLSVINESHLHAGHQPDITGTGETHMRVRIVSEKFSGMTRLARHRAITELLKPELDAGLHALAVEPAAPGEATRW; encoded by the coding sequence ATGTTGCTGGCTTCTTGGGAACCCTTTTTTCACAAGCAACGAGACGAAAACGTGACCCTGCAGGCCCGCATTGAAGAAAAACTCACCGAGGCTTTCGCGCCCGAACGTTTGAGCGTCATCAACGAAAGCCATCTCCACGCCGGGCACCAGCCTGACATAACAGGAACAGGCGAAACGCATATGCGCGTTCGCATCGTCTCTGAAAAATTTTCGGGGATGACGAGGCTCGCCCGCCACCGTGCCATCACCGAGCTGTTGAAGCCGGAACTCGACGCCGGACTGCACGCCCTGGCCGTCGAACCGGCAGCACCCGGTGAAGCCACCCGCTGGTAG
- a CDS encoding J domain-containing protein — protein MRLDSKYFDRIRTRRKREQEPEKAPPVCQWDGCDQKGVHRAPVGRNAEGQFFLFCFEHVKEYNKGYNYFSGLSDGEIARYQKEAITGHRPTWTVGVNKDAKNSPLHSDVRSGSYNRVRDPFGFVSGTKGAGPRFPEQQRKLKSLEAKAFDTMGLEANATSAEIKTRYKELVKKHHPDANGGDRGSEERFRAVIQAYQLLKQNGFC, from the coding sequence ATGAGACTTGATTCCAAATATTTCGATCGCATCCGGACCCGCCGCAAACGCGAGCAGGAGCCCGAAAAGGCTCCTCCGGTCTGTCAGTGGGATGGCTGCGATCAAAAAGGCGTGCATCGCGCTCCCGTCGGGCGCAATGCCGAGGGGCAGTTCTTTCTGTTCTGTTTCGAGCACGTCAAGGAATACAACAAGGGCTACAATTATTTCTCCGGCCTCTCGGACGGCGAGATCGCGCGCTATCAGAAAGAGGCGATCACCGGCCACCGGCCGACCTGGACGGTCGGCGTCAACAAGGATGCCAAGAACAGCCCGCTGCATTCGGACGTCCGTTCCGGCTCCTACAATCGCGTCCGCGACCCGTTCGGCTTCGTCAGCGGTACCAAGGGCGCCGGTCCGCGTTTTCCCGAGCAGCAGCGCAAGCTGAAGAGCCTGGAAGCGAAGGCTTTCGACACGATGGGGCTGGAGGCGAATGCGACCTCGGCCGAGATCAAGACGCGCTACAAGGAGCTCGTCAAGAAGCATCACCCGGATGCCAATGGCGGCGACCGTGGCTCCGAAGAGCGTTTCCGTGCCGTCATCCAGGCCTATCAATTGTTGAAGCAGAACGGTTTTTGTTAA
- the aroB gene encoding 3-dehydroquinate synthase — protein MNAIASVATEKKVHVPLGERAYDILIGPGLIARAGAEIASRLKGRKAAVITDANVAPLYLDALVSSLEAAGITASSLVLPAGEKTKSFEHLMTVCDKVLEARVERNDYVVALGGGVIGDLAGFAAGIVRRGVRFVQVPTSLLSQVDSSVGGKTGINSRHGKNLIGVFHQPDLVLADTDVLNTLTEREFRAGYAEVAKYGLIDKPDFFSWLEKNWQAVFAGGDARIEAIATSCQAKADVVVADERENGPRALLNLGHTFGHALEAVTAYDSARLVHGEGVSIGMVLAHEFSARMNLASPDDGKRVEKHLKEVGLPTRMSDIPGELPPAERLMEAMAQDKKVKNGKFTFILTRGIGQSFIADDVPQSEVLSFLKEKHPQ, from the coding sequence ATGAATGCGATCGCTTCCGTTGCAACCGAAAAGAAGGTGCATGTGCCGCTCGGCGAGCGTGCCTATGACATCCTGATCGGTCCAGGGCTGATTGCGCGCGCCGGCGCGGAGATCGCCTCGCGTCTCAAAGGCCGCAAGGCTGCTGTGATCACCGATGCGAATGTCGCGCCGCTTTATCTCGACGCGCTGGTTTCGAGCCTCGAAGCCGCTGGCATTACCGCTTCTTCGCTTGTCCTGCCGGCTGGCGAGAAGACCAAGAGCTTCGAGCATCTGATGACTGTCTGCGACAAGGTGCTGGAAGCCCGTGTCGAGCGAAATGACTATGTGGTCGCGCTTGGCGGCGGTGTGATCGGCGATCTCGCGGGCTTTGCAGCCGGGATCGTGCGCCGCGGTGTGCGCTTCGTGCAGGTGCCGACCTCGCTGCTGTCGCAGGTGGATTCTTCCGTCGGCGGTAAGACAGGCATCAATAGCCGCCATGGCAAGAACCTCATCGGCGTCTTTCATCAGCCAGATCTGGTTCTCGCCGATACCGACGTGCTGAATACGCTGACGGAGCGTGAATTCCGTGCCGGTTATGCCGAAGTCGCGAAGTATGGCTTGATCGACAAGCCGGATTTCTTTTCCTGGCTGGAGAAGAACTGGCAGGCGGTCTTTGCCGGTGGCGATGCCCGCATCGAGGCTATCGCGACGAGCTGCCAGGCGAAAGCCGATGTCGTCGTCGCCGACGAGCGGGAGAACGGTCCTCGTGCGCTTCTTAACCTTGGCCACACGTTCGGACACGCGCTGGAAGCCGTCACGGCTTATGACAGCGCCCGGCTCGTGCATGGCGAAGGCGTTTCGATCGGTATGGTGCTGGCGCATGAGTTTTCGGCGCGCATGAACCTTGCAAGCCCCGACGATGGCAAGCGCGTCGAGAAGCACCTGAAAGAGGTTGGCCTGCCGACGCGCATGTCCGATATTCCGGGCGAGCTGCCGCCGGCAGAGCGGCTGATGGAAGCAATGGCGCAGGACAAGAAGGTCAAGAACGGCAAGTTCACCTTCATCCTGACGCGTGGCATCGGGCAGTCTTTTATCGCCGACGACGTACCGCAATCCGAAGTGTTGAGTTTCCTGAAGGAAAAGCACCCTCAATGA
- the xerD gene encoding site-specific tyrosine recombinase XerD: MRDLGRAHVEAFLEMMSAERGAAQNTLLSYERDLDDLHGFLSGKSVRLTEAASADLTAYLSSLASQGFRPSSQARRLAAMRQFYKFLYAEGIRTDDPTGILDAPKKGRALPKTMGVAEVTKLLTQAEQEASDTAPGQLQRQRMLALLELLYATGMRVSELVSLPARVLDQEGRFLIIRGKGNKERLVPLSQSAIAALKVYGRSMAVESANSKQPVESPWLFPAASKEGYLPRQVFARDLKNLSIRAGLTPSMISPHVMRHAFASHLLANGADLRVVQELLGHSDISTTQIYTHVLEERLQQLVQTHHPLAKQAKKHE, translated from the coding sequence ATGCGGGATCTCGGACGCGCCCATGTGGAAGCCTTTCTCGAGATGATGAGCGCCGAACGCGGCGCGGCTCAAAACACGCTGCTCTCCTATGAGCGCGATCTTGATGACCTGCACGGCTTCCTGAGCGGCAAGAGCGTGCGGCTGACCGAGGCAGCTTCCGCCGACCTGACCGCCTATCTCTCCTCGCTTGCAAGCCAGGGCTTCAGACCCTCCTCTCAGGCACGCCGCCTCGCCGCCATGCGGCAATTCTACAAGTTTCTCTATGCCGAAGGCATCCGCACCGACGATCCGACAGGCATCCTCGACGCACCGAAGAAAGGCCGCGCCCTGCCGAAGACAATGGGCGTAGCAGAAGTCACGAAACTGCTGACACAGGCCGAACAGGAAGCGTCCGACACAGCGCCCGGCCAGCTGCAGCGCCAGCGCATGCTCGCCCTGCTGGAGCTGCTCTACGCGACCGGCATGCGCGTCAGTGAGCTCGTCTCGCTCCCCGCCCGCGTCCTCGATCAGGAAGGCCGCTTCCTGATCATCCGCGGCAAGGGCAACAAGGAACGCCTCGTTCCGCTTTCCCAATCGGCAATCGCCGCGCTGAAGGTCTATGGCCGCTCGATGGCAGTGGAAAGCGCCAATAGCAAACAGCCTGTGGAAAGCCCCTGGCTCTTTCCGGCTGCCTCGAAGGAAGGTTATCTTCCCCGTCAGGTCTTTGCCCGCGATCTCAAGAACCTGTCGATCCGGGCCGGGCTGACGCCGTCTATGATCTCGCCGCACGTGATGCGCCACGCCTTTGCCAGCCATCTCCTGGCCAATGGCGCAGACCTTCGCGTCGTGCAGGAACTCTTGGGACATTCGGACATTTCGACCACGCAGATCTATACCCACGTCCTCGAAGAACGCCTGCAACAACTGGTGCAAACGCATCACCCTCTTGCAAAACAGGCGAAAAAGCACGAATAG
- a CDS encoding HlyC/CorC family transporter yields MSIEGTLAFLSVYWPEIVSIVALVLMSAFFSGSETALTAVSRSRIHTLEANGEERAGVVRELIERRDRLIGAMLIGNNLANILSSSLATSLFLGLFGNSGVALATLAMTVILVIFAEVLPKSWAISTPDRFALGVSRPVKMFVAVVGPVSSFINGIVRRILGIFGITLSRETSMLTAHEELRGAVDLLHREGSVVKADRDRLGGVLDLSQLELSDIMVHRMAMRAINADDAPEAIVRIILESPYTRMPLWRGTIDNIIGVVHAKDLLRALAEPNVEPENLDIVKIAQKPWFVPDSTNLEDQLNAFLRRKQHFAVVVDEYGEVQGIVTLEDILEEIVGDISDEHDIDMQGVRQEADGSIVVDGGVPIRDLNRALDWQLPDEEATTIAGLVIHESMTIPEERQAFTFYGKRFIVMKREKNRITKLRIRPAEEEATKAL; encoded by the coding sequence ATGAGCATCGAAGGCACGCTGGCATTTCTTTCCGTCTACTGGCCAGAAATCGTCTCCATCGTGGCCCTCGTCCTCATGTCTGCCTTCTTCTCCGGCTCGGAAACGGCGCTGACGGCCGTTTCGCGCAGCCGCATCCATACGCTTGAGGCCAATGGAGAGGAGCGCGCCGGCGTCGTGCGCGAGCTCATCGAACGGCGTGACCGGCTGATCGGCGCCATGCTGATCGGCAATAATCTCGCAAACATTCTCTCCTCGTCGCTGGCAACCAGCCTGTTCCTCGGGCTTTTCGGCAATTCGGGCGTGGCACTTGCAACGCTGGCGATGACCGTCATTCTCGTCATCTTTGCCGAAGTGCTCCCGAAGAGCTGGGCGATCTCGACGCCTGACCGCTTTGCGCTGGGCGTCTCGCGTCCGGTCAAGATGTTCGTCGCCGTCGTCGGCCCGGTCTCGTCCTTCATCAATGGAATCGTTCGCAGAATCCTCGGCATTTTCGGGATCACGCTTTCACGCGAAACCTCGATGCTGACGGCGCATGAGGAGCTTCGTGGCGCGGTCGATCTGCTGCATCGCGAGGGATCGGTGGTCAAGGCCGACCGCGACCGTCTCGGCGGGGTGCTCGATCTCAGCCAGCTCGAGCTTTCCGACATCATGGTCCACCGCATGGCGATGCGGGCGATCAATGCTGACGATGCGCCGGAGGCGATCGTCCGCATCATTCTCGAAAGCCCCTATACGCGCATGCCGCTCTGGCGTGGCACGATCGACAACATCATCGGCGTCGTCCACGCCAAGGACCTGTTGCGGGCGCTGGCAGAGCCGAATGTCGAGCCCGAAAATCTGGACATCGTGAAGATTGCCCAGAAGCCGTGGTTCGTGCCTGACAGCACCAATCTCGAAGACCAGCTCAACGCCTTCCTGCGCCGGAAGCAGCATTTCGCCGTCGTCGTCGACGAGTATGGCGAGGTACAGGGCATCGTGACACTCGAGGATATCCTCGAGGAGATCGTCGGCGATATTTCCGACGAGCATGATATCGACATGCAGGGCGTGCGGCAGGAGGCGGATGGGTCGATCGTCGTCGATGGCGGCGTGCCGATCCGCGATCTCAACCGCGCCCTCGATTGGCAGCTGCCAGACGAGGAGGCGACGACGATCGCCGGTCTGGTCATCCACGAGTCGATGACCATTCCCGAAGAGCGCCAGGCTTTCACCTTCTATGGCAAGCGGTTCATCGTCATGAAGCGCGAGAAGAACCGCATCACCAAGCTGCGCATCCGCCCGGCGGAAGAAGAAGCGACCAAGGCGCTCTGA
- a CDS encoding shikimate kinase, which produces MSDPVLTVADSLKDRARAALGSRNLILVGLMGAGKSSVGRLVASQLGIPFVDSDVEIERVSRMTITELFAAYGEEEFRALETRVMKRLLKNGPRVVSTGGGAFINDRTRKHIKKGGLSLWLKADLDVLWERVNKRDTRPLLKTENPKQTLENLMNARYPVYAQADVTVLSRDVRKELMADEVLKAVIEYQTESAVP; this is translated from the coding sequence ATGAGTGATCCCGTTCTGACAGTTGCAGACAGTCTGAAAGACAGAGCTCGCGCCGCGCTCGGGTCCCGCAATCTTATCCTTGTCGGCCTCATGGGAGCCGGGAAATCCTCCGTCGGCCGTCTCGTCGCGAGCCAGCTCGGCATCCCCTTCGTCGACAGCGATGTCGAGATCGAGCGCGTGTCGCGCATGACGATTACCGAGCTGTTTGCCGCCTATGGGGAAGAAGAGTTCCGGGCGCTGGAAACGCGGGTGATGAAGCGGCTTCTAAAGAATGGTCCGCGCGTGGTGTCCACCGGCGGCGGCGCTTTCATCAACGATCGCACCCGCAAGCATATCAAGAAGGGCGGCCTGTCGCTCTGGCTGAAGGCCGATCTCGATGTTCTCTGGGAGCGCGTCAACAAGCGCGATACCCGGCCGTTGCTGAAGACCGAGAACCCGAAGCAGACGCTCGAAAACCTGATGAATGCGCGATACCCGGTCTATGCGCAGGCTGACGTCACCGTTTTGTCGCGCGATGTGCGCAAAGAACTGATGGCCGACGAAGTCTTGAAGGCCGTGATCGAATACCAAACCGAAAGTGCAGTGCCATGA
- a CDS encoding acetyl-CoA carboxylase carboxyltransferase subunit alpha, whose amino-acid sequence MHNYLDFEKPISDLEAKIIELKKLASEGESIDTSDEVGRLEVRVREAMVDIYSKLNAWQKTQVARHPQRPHFVDYAKVLFQEFTPLAGDRKFSEDAAIQAGLARFRGQPVAVIGQEKGNDTKSRLKHNFGSARPEGYRKAIRVLEMADRFGLPVVTLVDTAGAYPGVGAEERGQAEAIARSTEMCLGVKVPIISVVIGEGGSGGAIAIATGNKVFMLEHSIYSVISPEGAASILWRDSTRAKEAATNMKITAEDLKSLGIIDGIIPEPLGGAHRDPDNVIAATGDVIANALAELSPRTGEQLRNDRRQKFLSMGRNL is encoded by the coding sequence ATGCACAACTATCTCGACTTCGAAAAGCCGATCTCCGACCTCGAAGCTAAGATCATCGAACTGAAGAAGCTCGCGTCCGAGGGCGAGAGCATCGACACGTCGGATGAAGTCGGCCGCCTCGAAGTTCGCGTTCGCGAAGCGATGGTCGATATCTATTCCAAGCTCAACGCCTGGCAGAAGACGCAGGTCGCGCGCCATCCGCAGCGTCCGCATTTCGTCGATTATGCCAAGGTGCTGTTCCAGGAATTCACGCCGCTCGCCGGCGACCGCAAGTTTTCCGAGGACGCCGCAATCCAGGCCGGCCTCGCCCGTTTCCGTGGCCAGCCTGTCGCCGTCATCGGCCAGGAAAAGGGCAACGACACGAAGAGCCGCCTGAAGCACAATTTCGGCAGCGCCCGTCCTGAAGGCTATCGCAAGGCGATCCGCGTTCTCGAAATGGCTGACCGCTTCGGCCTCCCGGTCGTAACGCTCGTCGACACCGCAGGCGCCTATCCGGGCGTTGGCGCCGAAGAGCGCGGCCAGGCAGAAGCCATCGCCCGCTCCACGGAAATGTGCCTTGGCGTCAAGGTTCCGATCATCTCCGTCGTCATCGGCGAAGGCGGTTCGGGCGGCGCGATCGCCATCGCCACCGGCAACAAGGTCTTCATGCTCGAACATTCGATCTACAGCGTGATCTCGCCGGAAGGCGCGGCCTCCATCCTCTGGCGCGATTCCACCCGCGCCAAGGAAGCGGCGACCAACATGAAGATCACCGCCGAAGACCTGAAATCGCTGGGCATCATCGACGGCATCATTCCCGAGCCGCTCGGTGGCGCGCACCGCGATCCGGACAACGTGATTGCCGCAACCGGCGACGTCATCGCCAACGCTCTGGCCGAGCTTTCGCCCCGTACCGGCGAGCAATTGCGCAACGATCGCCGACAGAAATTCCTGTCGATGGGTCGTAACCTCTAA